A window of Drosophila subobscura isolate 14011-0131.10 chromosome E, UCBerk_Dsub_1.0, whole genome shotgun sequence contains these coding sequences:
- the LOC117892116 gene encoding EH domain-binding protein 1 isoform X5, which produces MGSVWKRLQRNFKRAAKFQFTASYHDLHLETTAKWRPSNLSIVWTRRSRRVASAPLPWEPDMMNPLLGNISWPVPDNHTISVTLFKDPRTHELEDKDWTFVIEDVTPMGKKRVLASASINMRRYASIESTQQSFTLSLKPVSKKITAASLELTISCVFLREGKATDEDMQSVVSMMSVNNNCDVAPLDDLEDIPDLENFSEITDNLYDFTHQLEQMTTSLNGCIDVATPLSADGEREASHTLELPATSAAAAAAAAAEEGFKTPNGLQPVVESTPTRGTGEMAQQKTPAGSLGYNHSEGFAKVVTSTPLEPKAATAKEPAKAKKGKALNFDAKEDSRPAIVLPAEPKKEDTPKSTATETAPPEPTRGSREPAASSNAKRAELQPLNLKKSYEPVAPAPAPTLLNDSSKSQMSSLKPVEKIVLKENTPGQDLLEWCKEVTKDYPNVKVTNLTTSWRNGMAFCAIIHHFVPDLIDMSKLSAHEVVGNCRIAFDAAESLGIPRVIEPRDMNLLTVPDKLAVMTYLHQLRAHFTGKQLQIEQIGTTSDESSYVIGNYKSDNLSQNLNFSHLKTQLLHQNSFDDEIQQMSPQTKKDVKNLILYNSKNILGKVLSPTKDKNSINATQHQSGVTPAQPLFVEEGEESSTQLGGKENAALSVLDAHAANRILTRHKAMSEKAKLMMEKLKFSNGNVNGGGDATDEEQRQQRLREQARRLILETRTKTGGSMDSPTSPTKPKRFNFSPERTISPIQNGSEEFYFENLKKLDETEPGSGGNKISPSHRLSNVNGSPLQSFNAIVERISPKHEKRGEKLSYIESELEALEREQEAIDQKASSLEAKLRAVMGGNPKTEETEEQLLSQWFTLVNKKNALLRRQMQLNILEQEKDLERKFTMLNQELRAAQSVEDWRKTEVQREKERLLLEELVTIVDKRDQLVQRLHNQEIAIEDDHEIARELEQVDISGGKEKCVLQ; this is translated from the exons ATGGGCAGCGTCTGGAAGCGTTTACAGCGCAATTTCAAGCGAGCGGCCAAGTTCCAGTTCACCGCATCCTACCACGACCTGCATCTAGAGACCACCGCTAAATG GCGGCCATCGAATCTGTCCATTGTGTGGACAAGAAGATCGAGACGTGTGGCCAGTGCACCATTACCATGGGAGCCGGATATGATGAATCCACTGCTGGGCAATATATCCTGGCCGGTGCCGGACAATCACACCATATCCGTCACCCTGTTCAAGGATCCCCGCACACACGAGCTAGAGGATAAGGATTGGACCTTTGTCATCGAAGAT GTAACGCCCATGGGGAAGAAGCGTGTGCTGGCCAGCGCTAGTATTAATATGCGACGATATGCTAGCATCGAATCTACTCAGCAGAGCTTTACATTGAGTCTGAAGCCAGTCTCGAAGAAGATAACCGCAGCCAGCCTGGAACTAACCATCAGCTGTGTCTTCCTACGAGAGGGCAAGGCAAC AGATGAGGACATGCAGAGCGTTGTCTCAATGATGTCGGTGAACAACAACTGTGATGTGGCGCCGCTCGACGATCTGGAGGATATACCGGATCTCGAGAACTTCAGCGAAATCACGGACAACCTGTATGACTTTACGCATCAACTGGAACAGATGACAACGAGCCTCAATGGCTGCATAGATGTGGCCACGCCGCTAAGTG CCGATGGCGAACGGGAAGCTTCGCATACGCTTGAATTGCCAgctacttctgctgctgcggcggcggctgctgctgccgaagaAGGCTTCAAAACACCCAACGGACTGCAGCCAGTGGTGGAGAGTACACCCACCAGGGGCACAGGTGAAATGGCACAGCAGAAGACACCCGCTGGCTCACTGGGATACAATCACAGCGAGGGCTTCGCCAAGGTGGTCACATCCACGCCGCTGGAACCAAAGGCAGCCACTGCCAAGGAGCCAGCGAAAGCAAAGAAGGGAAAGGCTTTAAATTTCGACGCAAAGGAGGACTCTCGGCCAGCTATTGTCCTGCCAGCTGAGCCCAAAAAGGAGGACACGCCGAAGAGCACGGCCACGGAGACTGCACCGCCGGAGCCCACTAGGGGCAGCAGGGAGCCAGCAGCCTCGTCCAATGCAAAGCGTGCCGAGCTTCAGCCGCTGAATCTGAAGAAGAGCTACGAGCCAGTGGCGCCTGCTCCCGCACCTACGCTCCTCAATGATTCCAGCAAATCGCAAATGAGCAGCCTCAAGCCTGTGGAGAAGATTGTGCTAAAGGAGAACACACCCGGCCAGGATCTGCTCGAGTGGTGCAAAGAAGTTACCAAAGACTATCCAAATGTGAAGGTTACAAACCTAACCACCAGCTGGCGCAACGGCATGGCCTTCTGTGCCATCATTCATCATTTTGTACCAGATTTAAT CGACATGTCAAAGCTGAGTGCACACGAGGTGGTGGGCAACTGTCGCATTGCCTTCGACGCGGCCGAGTCGCTGGGCATACCCCGTGTCATTGAGCCGCGTGACATGAATCTGCTGACAGTGCCGGATAAGCTGGCCGTCATGACATATCTGCACCAGTTGCGTGCGCACTTTACCGGCAAGCAGCTGCAAATCGAACAAATCG GCACAACCTCGGACGAGTCGAGCTACGTTATTGGCAATTACAAGTCGGACAACTTGTCGCAGAACCTCAACTTTTCGCACCTAAagacgcagctgctgcatcagAACTCCTTCGACGATGAGATCCAGCAAATGTCACCGCAAACCAAAAAGGATGTGAAGAACCTCATTCTGTACAACTCAAAGAATATTCTGGGCAAAGTGCTGTCCCCCACGAAGGACAAGAACTCGATTAATGCCACGCAGCATCAGTCAGGTGTGACGCCAGCCCAGCCGCTGTTTGTGGAGGAAGGCGAGGAAAGTTCTACGCAATTAGGGGGCAAGGAGAATGCAGCCCTCTCGGTGCTGGATGCACATGCGGCGAAT CGAATTTTAACGCGCCACAAGGCAATGAGTGAAAAAGCTAAGCTTATGATGgaaaagttaaagttttccaaCGGCAACGTCAACGGCGGCGGCGATGCGACAGAC gaggagcagcgacagcagcggtTGCGGGAGCAGGCACGTCGCCTCATACTGGAGACGCGCACCAAAACTGGCGGCTCCATGGACAGTCCCACCAGCCCCACGAAGCCGAAACGCTTCAATTTTTCACCCGAGCGCACCATTTCGCCCATTCAGAACGGCTCCGAGGAGTTTTACTTTGAGAATCTGAAGAAGTTGGACGAGACGGAGCCGGGCAGTGGGGGAAACAAGATCAGTCCTAGTCATAGATTAAGCAACGTCAACGGCAGTCCGCTGCAATCGTTCAATGCAATTGTGGAGCGCATCTCACCAAAGCACGAGAAGAGG GGCGAAAAGCTGTCCTACATCGAGTCCGAGCTGGAGGCActggagcgggagcaggaggCTATCGATCAGAAGgccagcagtctggaggctaAGCTGCGCGCAGTGATGGGCGGCAATCCAA AAACCGAGGAAACGGAGGAGCAATTGCTCTCACAGTGGTTCACGCTGGTCAACAAGAAGAATGCGCTGCTCAGgcggcaaatgcaattgaataTACT CGAACAAGAGAAAGATCTGGAGCGAAAGTTTACAATGCTTAATCAGGAATTGCGGGCGGCGCAATCTGTTGAGGACTGGCGCAAGACGGAAGTGCAGCGCGAAAAGGAGCGACTGCTGCTCGAGGAGCTGGTCACGATTGTGGACAAGCGAGATCAACTGGTGCAACGTTTGCACAATCAAGAGATTGC CATTGAAGACGATCACGAGATAGCCAGGGAGCTGGAGCAAGTGGATATCAGCGGTGGGAAGGAAAAATGTGTTCTACAATag
- the LOC117892116 gene encoding EH domain-binding protein 1 isoform X3 — MGSVWKRLQRNFKRAAKFQFTASYHDLHLETTAKWRPSNLSIVWTRRSRRVASAPLPWEPDMMNPLLGNISWPVPDNHTISVTLFKDPRTHELEDKDWTFVIEDVTPMGKKRVLASASINMRRYASIESTQQSFTLSLKPVSKKITAASLELTISCVFLREGKATDEDMQSVVSMMSVNNNCDVAPLDDLEDIPDLENFSEITDNLYDFTHQLEQMTTSLNGCIDVATPLSVPSLSEDPTPLAESFNQLHFELEADGEREASHTLELPATSAAAAAAAAAEEGFKTPNGLQPVVESTPTRGTGEMAQQKTPAGSLGYNHSEGFAKVVTSTPLEPKAATAKEPAKAKKGKALNFDAKEDSRPAIVLPAEPKKEDTPKSTATETAPPEPTRGSREPAASSNAKRAELQPLNLKKSYEPVAPAPAPTLLNDSSKSQMSSLKPVEKIVLKENTPGQDLLEWCKEVTKDYPNVKVTNLTTSWRNGMAFCAIIHHFVPDLIDMSKLSAHEVVGNCRIAFDAAESLGIPRVIEPRDMNLLTVPDKLAVMTYLHQLRAHFTGKQLQIEQIGTTSDESSYVIGNYKSDNLSQNLNFSHLKTQLLHQNSFDDEIQQMSPQTKKDVKNLILYNSKNILGKVLSPTKDKNSINATQHQSGVTPAQPLFVEEGEESSTQLGGKENAALSVLDAHAANRILTRHKAMSEKAKLMMEKLKFSNGNVNGGGDATDEQRQQRLREQARRLILETRTKTGGSMDSPTSPTKPKRFNFSPERTISPIQNGSEEFYFENLKKLDETEPGSGGNKISPSHRLSNVNGSPLQSFNAIVERISPKHEKRGEKLSYIESELEALEREQEAIDQKASSLEAKLRAVMGGNPKTEETEEQLLSQWFTLVNKKNALLRRQMQLNILEQEKDLERKFTMLNQELRAAQSVEDWRKTEVQREKERLLLEELVTIVDKRDQLVQRLHNQEIAIEDDHEIARELEQVDISGGKEKCVLQ; from the exons ATGGGCAGCGTCTGGAAGCGTTTACAGCGCAATTTCAAGCGAGCGGCCAAGTTCCAGTTCACCGCATCCTACCACGACCTGCATCTAGAGACCACCGCTAAATG GCGGCCATCGAATCTGTCCATTGTGTGGACAAGAAGATCGAGACGTGTGGCCAGTGCACCATTACCATGGGAGCCGGATATGATGAATCCACTGCTGGGCAATATATCCTGGCCGGTGCCGGACAATCACACCATATCCGTCACCCTGTTCAAGGATCCCCGCACACACGAGCTAGAGGATAAGGATTGGACCTTTGTCATCGAAGAT GTAACGCCCATGGGGAAGAAGCGTGTGCTGGCCAGCGCTAGTATTAATATGCGACGATATGCTAGCATCGAATCTACTCAGCAGAGCTTTACATTGAGTCTGAAGCCAGTCTCGAAGAAGATAACCGCAGCCAGCCTGGAACTAACCATCAGCTGTGTCTTCCTACGAGAGGGCAAGGCAAC AGATGAGGACATGCAGAGCGTTGTCTCAATGATGTCGGTGAACAACAACTGTGATGTGGCGCCGCTCGACGATCTGGAGGATATACCGGATCTCGAGAACTTCAGCGAAATCACGGACAACCTGTATGACTTTACGCATCAACTGGAACAGATGACAACGAGCCTCAATGGCTGCATAGATGTGGCCACGCCGCTAAGTG TACCTTCGTTATCTGAAGATCCCACACCATTGGCCGAGTCCTTTaatcaattgcattttgaaCTAGAAGCCGATGGCGAACGGGAAGCTTCGCATACGCTTGAATTGCCAgctacttctgctgctgcggcggcggctgctgctgccgaagaAGGCTTCAAAACACCCAACGGACTGCAGCCAGTGGTGGAGAGTACACCCACCAGGGGCACAGGTGAAATGGCACAGCAGAAGACACCCGCTGGCTCACTGGGATACAATCACAGCGAGGGCTTCGCCAAGGTGGTCACATCCACGCCGCTGGAACCAAAGGCAGCCACTGCCAAGGAGCCAGCGAAAGCAAAGAAGGGAAAGGCTTTAAATTTCGACGCAAAGGAGGACTCTCGGCCAGCTATTGTCCTGCCAGCTGAGCCCAAAAAGGAGGACACGCCGAAGAGCACGGCCACGGAGACTGCACCGCCGGAGCCCACTAGGGGCAGCAGGGAGCCAGCAGCCTCGTCCAATGCAAAGCGTGCCGAGCTTCAGCCGCTGAATCTGAAGAAGAGCTACGAGCCAGTGGCGCCTGCTCCCGCACCTACGCTCCTCAATGATTCCAGCAAATCGCAAATGAGCAGCCTCAAGCCTGTGGAGAAGATTGTGCTAAAGGAGAACACACCCGGCCAGGATCTGCTCGAGTGGTGCAAAGAAGTTACCAAAGACTATCCAAATGTGAAGGTTACAAACCTAACCACCAGCTGGCGCAACGGCATGGCCTTCTGTGCCATCATTCATCATTTTGTACCAGATTTAAT CGACATGTCAAAGCTGAGTGCACACGAGGTGGTGGGCAACTGTCGCATTGCCTTCGACGCGGCCGAGTCGCTGGGCATACCCCGTGTCATTGAGCCGCGTGACATGAATCTGCTGACAGTGCCGGATAAGCTGGCCGTCATGACATATCTGCACCAGTTGCGTGCGCACTTTACCGGCAAGCAGCTGCAAATCGAACAAATCG GCACAACCTCGGACGAGTCGAGCTACGTTATTGGCAATTACAAGTCGGACAACTTGTCGCAGAACCTCAACTTTTCGCACCTAAagacgcagctgctgcatcagAACTCCTTCGACGATGAGATCCAGCAAATGTCACCGCAAACCAAAAAGGATGTGAAGAACCTCATTCTGTACAACTCAAAGAATATTCTGGGCAAAGTGCTGTCCCCCACGAAGGACAAGAACTCGATTAATGCCACGCAGCATCAGTCAGGTGTGACGCCAGCCCAGCCGCTGTTTGTGGAGGAAGGCGAGGAAAGTTCTACGCAATTAGGGGGCAAGGAGAATGCAGCCCTCTCGGTGCTGGATGCACATGCGGCGAAT CGAATTTTAACGCGCCACAAGGCAATGAGTGAAAAAGCTAAGCTTATGATGgaaaagttaaagttttccaaCGGCAACGTCAACGGCGGCGGCGATGCGACAGAC gagcagcgacagcagcggtTGCGGGAGCAGGCACGTCGCCTCATACTGGAGACGCGCACCAAAACTGGCGGCTCCATGGACAGTCCCACCAGCCCCACGAAGCCGAAACGCTTCAATTTTTCACCCGAGCGCACCATTTCGCCCATTCAGAACGGCTCCGAGGAGTTTTACTTTGAGAATCTGAAGAAGTTGGACGAGACGGAGCCGGGCAGTGGGGGAAACAAGATCAGTCCTAGTCATAGATTAAGCAACGTCAACGGCAGTCCGCTGCAATCGTTCAATGCAATTGTGGAGCGCATCTCACCAAAGCACGAGAAGAGG GGCGAAAAGCTGTCCTACATCGAGTCCGAGCTGGAGGCActggagcgggagcaggaggCTATCGATCAGAAGgccagcagtctggaggctaAGCTGCGCGCAGTGATGGGCGGCAATCCAA AAACCGAGGAAACGGAGGAGCAATTGCTCTCACAGTGGTTCACGCTGGTCAACAAGAAGAATGCGCTGCTCAGgcggcaaatgcaattgaataTACT CGAACAAGAGAAAGATCTGGAGCGAAAGTTTACAATGCTTAATCAGGAATTGCGGGCGGCGCAATCTGTTGAGGACTGGCGCAAGACGGAAGTGCAGCGCGAAAAGGAGCGACTGCTGCTCGAGGAGCTGGTCACGATTGTGGACAAGCGAGATCAACTGGTGCAACGTTTGCACAATCAAGAGATTGC CATTGAAGACGATCACGAGATAGCCAGGGAGCTGGAGCAAGTGGATATCAGCGGTGGGAAGGAAAAATGTGTTCTACAATag
- the LOC117892116 gene encoding EH domain-binding protein 1 isoform X7, whose product MGSVWKRLQRNFKRAAKFQFTASYHDLHLETTAKWRPSNLSIVWTRRSRRVASAPLPWEPDMMNPLLGNISWPVPDNHTISVTLFKDPRTHELEDKDWTFVIEDVTPMGKKRVLASASINMRRYASIESTQQSFTLSLKPVSKKITAASLELTISCVFLREGKATDEDMQSVVSMMSVNNNCDVAPLDDLEDIPDLENFSEITDNLYDFTHQLEQMTTSLNGCIDVATPLSVPSLSEDPTPLAESFNQLHFELEADGEREASHTLELPATSAAAAAAAAAEEGFKTPNGLQPVVESTPTRGTGEMAQQKTPAGSLGYNHSEGFAKVVTSTPLEPKAATAKEPAKAKKGKALNFDAKEDSRPAIVLPAEPKKEDTPKSTATETAPPEPTRGSREPAASSNAKRAELQPLNLKKSYEPVAPAPAPTLLNDSSKSQMSSLKPVEKIVLKENTPGQDLLEWCKEVTKDYPNVKVTNLTTSWRNGMAFCAIIHHFVPDLIDMSKLSAHEVVGNCRIAFDAAESLGIPRVIEPRDMNLLTVPDKLAVMTYLHQLRAHFTGKQLQIEQIGTTSDESSYVIGNYKSDNLSQNLNFSHLKTQLLHQNSFDDEIQQMSPQTKKDVKNLILYNSKNILGKVLSPTKDKNSINATQHQSGVTPAQPLFVEEGEESSTQLGGKENAALSVLDAHAANEEQRQQRLREQARRLILETRTKTGGSMDSPTSPTKPKRFNFSPERTISPIQNGSEEFYFENLKKLDETEPGSGGNKISPSHRLSNVNGSPLQSFNAIVERISPKHEKRGEKLSYIESELEALEREQEAIDQKASSLEAKLRAVMGGNPKTEETEEQLLSQWFTLVNKKNALLRRQMQLNILEQEKDLERKFTMLNQELRAAQSVEDWRKTEVQREKERLLLEELVTIVDKRDQLVQRLHNQEIAIEDDHEIARELEQVDISGGKEKCVLQ is encoded by the exons ATGGGCAGCGTCTGGAAGCGTTTACAGCGCAATTTCAAGCGAGCGGCCAAGTTCCAGTTCACCGCATCCTACCACGACCTGCATCTAGAGACCACCGCTAAATG GCGGCCATCGAATCTGTCCATTGTGTGGACAAGAAGATCGAGACGTGTGGCCAGTGCACCATTACCATGGGAGCCGGATATGATGAATCCACTGCTGGGCAATATATCCTGGCCGGTGCCGGACAATCACACCATATCCGTCACCCTGTTCAAGGATCCCCGCACACACGAGCTAGAGGATAAGGATTGGACCTTTGTCATCGAAGAT GTAACGCCCATGGGGAAGAAGCGTGTGCTGGCCAGCGCTAGTATTAATATGCGACGATATGCTAGCATCGAATCTACTCAGCAGAGCTTTACATTGAGTCTGAAGCCAGTCTCGAAGAAGATAACCGCAGCCAGCCTGGAACTAACCATCAGCTGTGTCTTCCTACGAGAGGGCAAGGCAAC AGATGAGGACATGCAGAGCGTTGTCTCAATGATGTCGGTGAACAACAACTGTGATGTGGCGCCGCTCGACGATCTGGAGGATATACCGGATCTCGAGAACTTCAGCGAAATCACGGACAACCTGTATGACTTTACGCATCAACTGGAACAGATGACAACGAGCCTCAATGGCTGCATAGATGTGGCCACGCCGCTAAGTG TACCTTCGTTATCTGAAGATCCCACACCATTGGCCGAGTCCTTTaatcaattgcattttgaaCTAGAAGCCGATGGCGAACGGGAAGCTTCGCATACGCTTGAATTGCCAgctacttctgctgctgcggcggcggctgctgctgccgaagaAGGCTTCAAAACACCCAACGGACTGCAGCCAGTGGTGGAGAGTACACCCACCAGGGGCACAGGTGAAATGGCACAGCAGAAGACACCCGCTGGCTCACTGGGATACAATCACAGCGAGGGCTTCGCCAAGGTGGTCACATCCACGCCGCTGGAACCAAAGGCAGCCACTGCCAAGGAGCCAGCGAAAGCAAAGAAGGGAAAGGCTTTAAATTTCGACGCAAAGGAGGACTCTCGGCCAGCTATTGTCCTGCCAGCTGAGCCCAAAAAGGAGGACACGCCGAAGAGCACGGCCACGGAGACTGCACCGCCGGAGCCCACTAGGGGCAGCAGGGAGCCAGCAGCCTCGTCCAATGCAAAGCGTGCCGAGCTTCAGCCGCTGAATCTGAAGAAGAGCTACGAGCCAGTGGCGCCTGCTCCCGCACCTACGCTCCTCAATGATTCCAGCAAATCGCAAATGAGCAGCCTCAAGCCTGTGGAGAAGATTGTGCTAAAGGAGAACACACCCGGCCAGGATCTGCTCGAGTGGTGCAAAGAAGTTACCAAAGACTATCCAAATGTGAAGGTTACAAACCTAACCACCAGCTGGCGCAACGGCATGGCCTTCTGTGCCATCATTCATCATTTTGTACCAGATTTAAT CGACATGTCAAAGCTGAGTGCACACGAGGTGGTGGGCAACTGTCGCATTGCCTTCGACGCGGCCGAGTCGCTGGGCATACCCCGTGTCATTGAGCCGCGTGACATGAATCTGCTGACAGTGCCGGATAAGCTGGCCGTCATGACATATCTGCACCAGTTGCGTGCGCACTTTACCGGCAAGCAGCTGCAAATCGAACAAATCG GCACAACCTCGGACGAGTCGAGCTACGTTATTGGCAATTACAAGTCGGACAACTTGTCGCAGAACCTCAACTTTTCGCACCTAAagacgcagctgctgcatcagAACTCCTTCGACGATGAGATCCAGCAAATGTCACCGCAAACCAAAAAGGATGTGAAGAACCTCATTCTGTACAACTCAAAGAATATTCTGGGCAAAGTGCTGTCCCCCACGAAGGACAAGAACTCGATTAATGCCACGCAGCATCAGTCAGGTGTGACGCCAGCCCAGCCGCTGTTTGTGGAGGAAGGCGAGGAAAGTTCTACGCAATTAGGGGGCAAGGAGAATGCAGCCCTCTCGGTGCTGGATGCACATGCGGCGAAT gaggagcagcgacagcagcggtTGCGGGAGCAGGCACGTCGCCTCATACTGGAGACGCGCACCAAAACTGGCGGCTCCATGGACAGTCCCACCAGCCCCACGAAGCCGAAACGCTTCAATTTTTCACCCGAGCGCACCATTTCGCCCATTCAGAACGGCTCCGAGGAGTTTTACTTTGAGAATCTGAAGAAGTTGGACGAGACGGAGCCGGGCAGTGGGGGAAACAAGATCAGTCCTAGTCATAGATTAAGCAACGTCAACGGCAGTCCGCTGCAATCGTTCAATGCAATTGTGGAGCGCATCTCACCAAAGCACGAGAAGAGG GGCGAAAAGCTGTCCTACATCGAGTCCGAGCTGGAGGCActggagcgggagcaggaggCTATCGATCAGAAGgccagcagtctggaggctaAGCTGCGCGCAGTGATGGGCGGCAATCCAA AAACCGAGGAAACGGAGGAGCAATTGCTCTCACAGTGGTTCACGCTGGTCAACAAGAAGAATGCGCTGCTCAGgcggcaaatgcaattgaataTACT CGAACAAGAGAAAGATCTGGAGCGAAAGTTTACAATGCTTAATCAGGAATTGCGGGCGGCGCAATCTGTTGAGGACTGGCGCAAGACGGAAGTGCAGCGCGAAAAGGAGCGACTGCTGCTCGAGGAGCTGGTCACGATTGTGGACAAGCGAGATCAACTGGTGCAACGTTTGCACAATCAAGAGATTGC CATTGAAGACGATCACGAGATAGCCAGGGAGCTGGAGCAAGTGGATATCAGCGGTGGGAAGGAAAAATGTGTTCTACAATag